Proteins found in one Sorghum bicolor cultivar BTx623 chromosome 1, Sorghum_bicolor_NCBIv3, whole genome shotgun sequence genomic segment:
- the LOC110431746 gene encoding phosphoserine aminotransferase 2, chloroplastic-like, whose product MAAAAATTPHSLLLQRAASPAAPPRATATATSLRLPARAARISCAAVAAPSPAAAAAADEAERGVYNFAAGPATLPLSVLKRAQAELVDYHGSGMSIMEMSHRGKEFDAAIKKAEADLRALLAVPDTHDVLFLQGGATTQFAAVPLNLCAGPSDPADFVVSGSWSDKAFKEAKKFSAASVAWSGKDGKYTALPPFDAIKQNPEARFLHICSNETIHGVEFKDYPEPRNKSGILVADMSSNFCSKPVDVSRFGVIYAGAQKNVGPSGVTIAIVRKDLIGAAQPITPVMLDFKTHADNASLYNTPPCFAIYICGLVFEDLLAQGGLAEVDKKNTHKAGILYDTIDASGGYYICPVDKSVRSHMNVPFTLAKGPDFEKQFIAEAAKEGMVQLKGHRSVGGVRASIYNAMPLAGVEKLVAFMKDFQARNP is encoded by the coding sequence atggccgccgccgccgccaccacgccGCACTCTCTCCTCCTCCAGCGCGCGGCGAGCCCGGCCGCGCCGCCGAGGgcgaccgccaccgccacctccCTCCGTCTTCCGGCCCGCGCCGCCAGGATCTCAtgcgcggcggtggcggcgccgtCTCCAGCCGCCGCAGCCGCGGCGGACGAGGCGGAGCGCGGCGTCTACAACTTCGCGGCGGGGCCCGCGACGCTGCCGCTCTCCGTCCTCAAGCGGGCGCAGGCGGAGCTGGTGGACTACCACGGCTCCGGGATGAGCATCATGGAGATGAGCCACCGCGGGAAGGAGTTCGACGCCGCCATCAAGAAGGCCGAGGCCGACCTGCGTGCGCTCCTCGCGGTGCCCGACACCCACGACGTGCTCTTCCTCCAGGGCGGAGCCACCACGCAGTTCGCCGCCGTCCCGCTCAACCTCTGCGCGGGGCCCTCCGACCCCGCTGACTTCGTCGTGTCCGGCTCCTGGAGCGACAAGGCCTTCAAGGAGGCCAAGAAGTTCTCCGCCGCCTCCGTCGCCTGGTCGGGCAAGGACGGCAAGTACACCGCGCTCCCGCCCTTCGACGCCATCAAGCAGAATCCCGAGGCCAGGTTCCTCCACATCTGCTCCAACGAGACTATCCACGGCGTCGAGTTCAAGGACTACCCGGAGCCCCGGAACAAGTCGGGCATCCTCGTCGCCGACATGTCCTCCAACTTCTGCTCCAAGCCCGTCGACGTCTCCCGCTTCGGCGTCATCTACGCCGGCGCGCAGAAGAACGTCGGGCCCTCCGGCGTCACCATCGCCATCGTGCGCAAGGACCTCATCGGCGCCGCGCAGCCCATCACGCCCGTCATGCTTGACTTCAAGACGCACGCCGACAACGCCTCTCTCTACAACACCCCGCCCTGCTTCGCCATCTACATCTGCGGCCTCGTCTTCGAGGACCTGCTCGCGCAGGGCGGCCTCGCCGAGGTCGATAAAAAGAACACGCACAAGGCCGGCATCCTCTACGACACCATCGACGCCAGCGGCGGGTACTACATCTGCCCTGTCGACAAATCGGTGCGGTCGCACATGAACGTGCCCTTCACCCTGGCGAAGGGGCCGGACTTTGAGAAGCAGTTCATCGCAGAGGCAGCCAAGGAGGGCATGGTGCAGCTCAAGGGGCACAGGTCAGTCGGTGGCGTCCGTGCTTCCATCTACAATGCCATGCCACTCGCCGGCGTGGAGAAGCTTGTCGCCTTCATGAAGGATTTCCAAGCTAGGAACCCTTGA
- the LOC8085458 gene encoding DEAD-box ATP-dependent RNA helicase 38 yields the protein MADKAASPEKKSWADLEEEEEAKAKAAAEAEAASSSSSSSAVPAVDEQAKQIEALSLAPAVEDAAGEEGPPLLDDSDDSQIQAVTSGGTVYESATTFEDLKLSPELLKGLHDEMGFSRPSKIQAITLPMILTPPYKDLVAQAHNGSGKTTCFVLGMLSRVDPQRRIPQAICICPTRELAQQNKAVLMRMGKFTGITCACAIPPAQKDYMPISKMAPITDQIVIGTSGTLIKWITHKKLATRDIKILVFDEADHMLAEDGFRSDSERIMRDIQRSAGGCQVLLFSATFNERVKDFVTKVIRDGNQIFVKKEELTLEKVKQYKVQIPDESAKIEVIRDKIFEFGQKVGQVIIFVRTKQSTKNVHNALTREDYVCSSIQGSLDQSEREKIIQEFKDGYTKVLISTDVLARGFDQAQVNLVINYDMPIKFGTRDEPDYEVYLHRIGRAGRFGRKGAVFNLLCGQTDNVVMKKIEDYFQHSVPEVRNWQREEDFEAALKDAGLL from the exons ATGGCCGACAAGGCGGCGTCCCCGGAGAAGAAGTCGTGGGCCGAcctcgaggaggaggaggaggccaagGCCAAGGCGGCCGCGGAAGCGGAAGCGgcgtcctcttcctcttcctcctccgccGTGCCGGCAGTGGACGAGCAGGCCAAGCAGATCGAGGCGCTCTCCCTCGCCCCGGCGGTGGAGGACGCCGCAGGCGAAGAGGGTCCGCCCCTCCTCGATGACTCCGACGACTCGCAAATCCAAGCC GTGACTTCGGGTGGCACGGTGTACGAGTCCGCCACCACGTTCGAGGATCTGAAGCTGTCGCCCGAGCTGCTCAAGGGGCTGCACGACGAGATGGGGTTCAGCCGCCCGAGCAAGATCCAGGCGATCACCCTGCCCATGATCCTCACCCCGCCCTACAAGGACCTCGTCGCGCAGGCGCACAACGGCTCTGGCAAGACCACTTGTTTCGTCCTCGGCATGCTCAGCCGCGTCGACCCGCAGCGCAGGATACCCCAGGCTATCTGCATTTGCCCCACTAGGGAGCTCGCACAGCAG AATAAGGCGGTTCTCATGAGGATGGGCAAGTTTACAGGCATTACATGCGCTTGTGCAATCCCACCAGCTCAAAAGGACTATATGCCGATCTCTAAAATGGCTCCGATTACTGACCAGATCGTTATTGGCACATCTGGTACACTCATCAAATGGATTACCCATAAGAAGCTGGCCACTAGGGATATCAAGATACTTGTGTTTGATGAGGCAGATCATATGCTTGCTGAG GATGGATTTAGGAGTGATTCTGAAAGGATCATGAGGGATATACAAAGAAGCGCTGGTGGTTGTCAG GTGCTTCTCTTTTCGGCGACTTTCAATGAGAGAGTGAAGGATTTTGTTACAAAGGTTATTAGGGATGGAAATCAGATATTCGTGAAGAAGGAAGAGCTTACTTTGGAAAAAGTAAAGCAATACAAAGTTCAAATCCCTGATGAATCGGCAAAAATAGAGGTTATAAGGGACAAGATATTTGAATTTGGACAGAAAGTCGGCCAGGTTATCATATTTGTTAGAACAAAGCAAAGTACTAAGAATGTTCACAATGCTTTGACGAGGGAGGACTATGTGTGCTCCTCAATTCAAGGATCCCTTGACCAATCAGAGAGGGAAAAGATAATACAGGAATTCAAAGATGGCTACACCAAGGTTCTTATATCAACTGATGTTCTAGCTCGAGGTTTTGACCAAGCACAG GTTAACCTGGTCATCAACTACGACATGCCAATCAAATTTGGTACAAGAGATGAACCTGATTATGAAGTGTACTTGCATAGAATTGGCAGAGCTGGGCGCTTTGGCCGGAAAG GTGCTGTGTTCAACTTGCTGTGTGGTCAAACAGATAATGTTGTGATGAAGAAGATTGAGGACTATTTCCAGCACAGTGTACCTGAG GTTCGGAATTGGCAACGTGAAGAAGATTTCGAGGCTGCTCTCAAGGATGCAGGTTTACTTTAA